The following coding sequences lie in one Metopolophium dirhodum isolate CAU chromosome 5, ASM1992520v1, whole genome shotgun sequence genomic window:
- the LOC132944922 gene encoding fibroblast growth factor receptor 4-like isoform X1 codes for MINHRIPLKILPTVVVAIVFLAEGLCLPAHSKNIILEDEVSTVQAVEGDRLNIKCDYSEANKISKVQWTKESDDETPFDSPSILSNKLQWMRFKNVKHSDHGRYSCLISGFTENGVFSKWRNFTLITYKRSEVTGNGKSLKLTAPLSLSHRKEGAKPKFINRLFMDNNVALLVDDILTLSCPFESTSDVVFSWYKNDSLLVEGGADVNNYTSSQVKLSDAGNYTCVVKNDFGSIQHKFNVDVYEDQNKLPLLVEYPHNLTLKPGDTARFSCKTFDQLHTKVDWYFLNGTNPRDIETEDLLLSTKMVNSHNVKLFNGVLILEGVTIDDVGWYVCYTNGSKTRVMTGAKLDVDKSLVNDANDQDFGIEVEDGEIIDNTRKIGFFNATENSTAPKFTKLDSMHRVIAKPAGNMLKLKCVAEGNPLPNVTWYKDGVTPPQRQLGVARYTQWAIILEDLVTTDSGNYTCKVTNENGCIDFTYKVEIIERFPHKPYIKEGQPHNVTTLVHTNVSFECTPLADLEPYMRWFYHNASVGNVNEENLENGTVIQNGAPSEGNPELLQLSNVTHLDEGWYTCVAGNSLGMSYASAYLKVVDELEDPIKIKAFQLQTYQLAALGISFVLVIFVCVIMLVCSQRKREKLKELVARESARNAMITQWTKKIIIEKQQMADASEPLLMPVVKIEKQKSKYTKLDQACMSEYELPLDPCWEFSRDNLSLGKTLGEGAFGKVLRGEADGILCENVMHTVAVKMLKDGHTDTEMMDLVSEMEMMKMIGKHVNIINLLGCCTQDGPLYVLVEFALHGNLRDFLRQHRPSSGYEPAIGSNLKDTLTQKDLVSFAYQVARGMEYLASRKCIHRDLAARNVLVSDDFVMKIADFGLARDIQNQEYYRKTTDGRLPVKWMAPEALFHRIYTNQSDVWSYGVLLWEIMTLGGTPYPSVPNMEQLFNLLQSGHRMEKPSCCSLEIYMIMRDCWSYHPNERPMFDELVESLDQILSVTANQEYVDFGLPQLDTPPTSQESFDESILVNFAM; via the exons atgatcaATCATCGGATTCCGTTGAAAATACTACCAACGGTAGTCGTGGCGATTGTCTTCCTAGCCGAAGGATTGTGCCTACCAGCCCAttcgaaaaacataatattagaag ACGAGGTGAGTACTGTCCAGGCTGTCGAAGGTGACCGATTAAACATAAAATGCGATTATTCAGAAGCCAATAAGATCTCTAAAGTCCAATGGACCAAAGAGTCAGACGACGAAACTCCGTTCGACTCACCGAGCATATTGTCAAACAAATTGCAATG GATGCGTTTCAAAAACGTGAAGCACTCCGACCACGGACGATATTCTTGCTTGATCAGCGGTTTTACCGAGAACGGAGTGTTTTCCAAATGGCGTAATTTTACGTTGATAACGTACAAAAGGTCGGAAGTTACCGGTAATGGAAAATCGCTGAAATTGACAGCGCCTCTGAGTCTTTCACACCGAAAGGAGGGAGCCAAACCGAAATTTATCAACAGACTTTTCATGGATAACAACGTGGCGTTGTTAGTAGACGATATTCTAACCCTGAGTTGTCCCTTCGAGA gTACATCTGATGTAGTATTTTCTTGGTATAAAAACGATTCATTACTCGTCGAGGGGGGTGCAGACGTTAATAATTACACTTCGAGTCAAGTAAAATTGTCAGACGCGGGAAATTACACTTGTGTGGTGAAAAACGATTTCGGTTCTATCCAACATAAATTCAATGTGGATGTTTACG AGGACCAAAACAAATTGCCTCTCCTGGTCGAATATCCACACAATTTGACTTTAAAGCCTGGGGACACGGCACGGTTTTCTTGCAAGACTTTTGATCAATTACATACGAAAGTTGACTGGTACTTTTTGAATGGTACAAATCCGCGTGACATAGAGACCGAGGACCTTTTACTATCTACAAAGATGGTCAACAGCCACAAC gtTAAGTTGTTTAATGGTGTATTGATACTCGAAGGTGTCACTATTGATGACGTTGGATGGTATGTCTGTTATACAAACGGATCAAAAACGCGCGTAATGACTGGTGCTAAATTGGACGTGGACAAAAGTTTGG ttaatgatGCAAATGACCAAGATTTTGGAATCGAAGTAGAAGATGGGGAAATTATCGACAATACAAGAAAAATCGGTTTTTTCAATGCAACAGAAAATTCCACTGCTCCTAAATTCACAAAACTTGATAGCATGCACAGAGTGATCGCAAAGCCCGCAGGaaatatgttgaaattgaaATGTGTAGCTGAAG GTAATCCTTTGCCGAACGTAACATGGTACAAAGACGGAGTCACCCCTCCTCAACGCCAACTGGGTGTAGCCCGGTACACGCAATGGGCCATCATACTGGAAGATTTGGTAACGACCGACTCCGGTAATTACACGTGCAAAGTGACCAACGAGAACGGATGTATAGATTTCACTTATAAGGTCGAAATAATAG aaagaTTTCCGCATAAGCCCTACATTAAAGAAGGGCAGCCTCATAACGTCACCACGCTGGTACACACTAACGTATCGTTTGAATGTACTCCGTTGGCCGATCTTGAACCTTACATGCGATGGTTCTATCATAACGCCAGTGTCGGGAATGTCAACGAAGAAAATCTAGAAAACGGCACTGTCATACAG AACGGAGCTCCCAGCGAAGGGAACCCGGAATTATTGCAACTGTCCAACGTGACGCATTTGGACGAAGGATGGTATACATGCGTGGCCGGTAACAGTCTGGGCATGAGCTACGCTAGTGCCTATTTGAAAGTCGTCGACG AGTTGGAAGATCCGATAAAAATCAAAGCTTTTCAATTGCAAACGTACCAATTGGCTGCTCTGGGCATTAGCTTCGTACTGGTCATTTTCGTGTGCGTCATAATGCTGGTGTGTAGTCAAAGAAAGAGGGAAAAATTGAAGGAGTTGGTGGCTAGAGAATCGGCTAGAAACGCAATGATCACTCAATGGACCAAGAAAATAATCATCGAAAAGCAACAAATGGCCGATGCCAGCGAACCATTG ttgATGCCTGTAGTGAaaatcgaaaaacaaaaaagtaaatacacAAAACTTGACCAGGCGTGCATGTCCGAATACGAGCTGCCTCTCGATCCTTGTTGGGAATTTTCGAGGGACAATCTATCACTAGGTAAAACTCTCGGCGAAGGAGCATTCGGTAAGGTCTTGCGCGGGGAAGCCGATGGAATTTtgtgtgaaaatgtaatgcacaCGGTGGCGGTAAAAATGTTGAAAg ACGGTCACACTGATACCGAAATGATGGATTTAGTATCGGAAATGGAAATGATGAAGATGATCGGTAAACATGTGAACATCATAAATCTATTGGGTTGTTGTACGCAAGACGGACCTTTGTACGTGTTAGTGGAATTTGCATTACACGGTAACCTCAGGGATTTCTTGAGACAACACAGGCCATCTTCAGGCTACGAACCGGCTATCGGATCAAACCTCAAAGACACCTTAACGCAAAAGGATTTAGTATCGTTTGCGTATCAAGTTGCTAGAGGAATGGAGTATTTGGCGTCCAGAAAG TGTATTCATAGAGATTTGGCAGCAAGAAATGTCTTGGTAAGCGACGACTTTGTAATGAAAATTGCAGACTTTGGCTTAGCTAGAGACATTCAAAATCAAGAATATTACAGAAAAACTACCGATGGAAGGCTCCCGGTAAAATGGATGGCACCAGAAGCTTTATTCCACAGAATATACACAAATCAGTCTGATGT ATGGTCTTACGGAGTGCTGTTATGGGAAATTATGACCTTGGGAGGTACGCCTTATCCTTCCGTGCCCAACATGGAGCAGTTGTTCAATTTGCTACAGAGTGGACATCGTATGGAGAAACCATCTTGTTGTTCCCTGGAAAT ATACATGATAATGCGGGATTGTTGGAGTTACCATCCGAACGAGAGGCCCATGTTCGACGAGCTGGTGGAGAGTCTCGATCAGATACTGTCGGTGACGGCCAACCAGGAGTACGTGGACTTCGGGCTGCCTCAGCTGGACACGCCGCCCACCAGTCAGGAATCGTTCGACGAAAGCATCCTGGTCAATTTCGCCATGTGA
- the LOC132944922 gene encoding fibroblast growth factor receptor homolog 1-like isoform X2, translated as MINHRIPLKILPTVVVAIVFLAEGLCLPAHSKNIILEDEVSTVQAVEGDRLNIKCDYSEANKISKVQWTKESDDETPFDSPSILSNKLQWMRFKNVKHSDHGRYSCLISGFTENGVFSKWRNFTLITYKRSEVTGNGKSLKLTAPLSLSHRKEGAKPKFINRLFMDNNVALLVDDILTLSCPFESTSDVVFSWYKNDSLLVEGGADVNNYTSSQVKLSDAGNYTCVVKNDFGSIQHKFNVDVYEDQNKLPLLVEYPHNLTLKPGDTARFSCKTFDQLHTKVDWYFLNGTNPRDIETEDLLLSTKMVNSHNVKLFNGVLILEGVTIDDVGWYVCYTNGSKTRVMTGAKLDVDKSLVNDANDQDFGIEVEDGEIIDNTRKIGFFNATENSTAPKFTKLDSMHRVIAKPAGNMLKLKCVAEGNPLPNVTWYKDGVTPPQRQLGVARYTQWAIILEDLVTTDSGNYTCKVTNENGCIDFTYKVEIIERLHHRPVFTEAPHNLTLVLGGSGVLACKVLSDLHPYIGWYIGEITVENTENLNLTTMVKVENGAPSEGNPELLQLSNVTHLDEGWYTCVAGNSLGMSYASAYLKVVDELEDPIKIKAFQLQTYQLAALGISFVLVIFVCVIMLVCSQRKREKLKELVARESARNAMITQWTKKIIIEKQQMADASEPLLMPVVKIEKQKSKYTKLDQACMSEYELPLDPCWEFSRDNLSLGKTLGEGAFGKVLRGEADGILCENVMHTVAVKMLKDGHTDTEMMDLVSEMEMMKMIGKHVNIINLLGCCTQDGPLYVLVEFALHGNLRDFLRQHRPSSGYEPAIGSNLKDTLTQKDLVSFAYQVARGMEYLASRKCIHRDLAARNVLVSDDFVMKIADFGLARDIQNQEYYRKTTDGRLPVKWMAPEALFHRIYTNQSDVWSYGVLLWEIMTLGGTPYPSVPNMEQLFNLLQSGHRMEKPSCCSLEIYMIMRDCWSYHPNERPMFDELVESLDQILSVTANQEYVDFGLPQLDTPPTSQESFDESILVNFAM; from the exons atgatcaATCATCGGATTCCGTTGAAAATACTACCAACGGTAGTCGTGGCGATTGTCTTCCTAGCCGAAGGATTGTGCCTACCAGCCCAttcgaaaaacataatattagaag ACGAGGTGAGTACTGTCCAGGCTGTCGAAGGTGACCGATTAAACATAAAATGCGATTATTCAGAAGCCAATAAGATCTCTAAAGTCCAATGGACCAAAGAGTCAGACGACGAAACTCCGTTCGACTCACCGAGCATATTGTCAAACAAATTGCAATG GATGCGTTTCAAAAACGTGAAGCACTCCGACCACGGACGATATTCTTGCTTGATCAGCGGTTTTACCGAGAACGGAGTGTTTTCCAAATGGCGTAATTTTACGTTGATAACGTACAAAAGGTCGGAAGTTACCGGTAATGGAAAATCGCTGAAATTGACAGCGCCTCTGAGTCTTTCACACCGAAAGGAGGGAGCCAAACCGAAATTTATCAACAGACTTTTCATGGATAACAACGTGGCGTTGTTAGTAGACGATATTCTAACCCTGAGTTGTCCCTTCGAGA gTACATCTGATGTAGTATTTTCTTGGTATAAAAACGATTCATTACTCGTCGAGGGGGGTGCAGACGTTAATAATTACACTTCGAGTCAAGTAAAATTGTCAGACGCGGGAAATTACACTTGTGTGGTGAAAAACGATTTCGGTTCTATCCAACATAAATTCAATGTGGATGTTTACG AGGACCAAAACAAATTGCCTCTCCTGGTCGAATATCCACACAATTTGACTTTAAAGCCTGGGGACACGGCACGGTTTTCTTGCAAGACTTTTGATCAATTACATACGAAAGTTGACTGGTACTTTTTGAATGGTACAAATCCGCGTGACATAGAGACCGAGGACCTTTTACTATCTACAAAGATGGTCAACAGCCACAAC gtTAAGTTGTTTAATGGTGTATTGATACTCGAAGGTGTCACTATTGATGACGTTGGATGGTATGTCTGTTATACAAACGGATCAAAAACGCGCGTAATGACTGGTGCTAAATTGGACGTGGACAAAAGTTTGG ttaatgatGCAAATGACCAAGATTTTGGAATCGAAGTAGAAGATGGGGAAATTATCGACAATACAAGAAAAATCGGTTTTTTCAATGCAACAGAAAATTCCACTGCTCCTAAATTCACAAAACTTGATAGCATGCACAGAGTGATCGCAAAGCCCGCAGGaaatatgttgaaattgaaATGTGTAGCTGAAG GTAATCCTTTGCCGAACGTAACATGGTACAAAGACGGAGTCACCCCTCCTCAACGCCAACTGGGTGTAGCCCGGTACACGCAATGGGCCATCATACTGGAAGATTTGGTAACGACCGACTCCGGTAATTACACGTGCAAAGTGACCAACGAGAACGGATGTATAGATTTCACTTATAAGGTCGAAATAATAG agcgGTTACACCATCGTCCGGTGTTTACGGAAGCGCCTCACAACCTTACTTTGGTGTTGGGTGGTTCTGGTGTCTTGGCGTGCAAGGTGTTGTCGGACTTGCATCCGTACATCGGATGGTATATTGGGGAAATCACGGTGGAGAATACTGAAAACTTAAACTTAACAACAATGGTGAAGGTCGAG AACGGAGCTCCCAGCGAAGGGAACCCGGAATTATTGCAACTGTCCAACGTGACGCATTTGGACGAAGGATGGTATACATGCGTGGCCGGTAACAGTCTGGGCATGAGCTACGCTAGTGCCTATTTGAAAGTCGTCGACG AGTTGGAAGATCCGATAAAAATCAAAGCTTTTCAATTGCAAACGTACCAATTGGCTGCTCTGGGCATTAGCTTCGTACTGGTCATTTTCGTGTGCGTCATAATGCTGGTGTGTAGTCAAAGAAAGAGGGAAAAATTGAAGGAGTTGGTGGCTAGAGAATCGGCTAGAAACGCAATGATCACTCAATGGACCAAGAAAATAATCATCGAAAAGCAACAAATGGCCGATGCCAGCGAACCATTG ttgATGCCTGTAGTGAaaatcgaaaaacaaaaaagtaaatacacAAAACTTGACCAGGCGTGCATGTCCGAATACGAGCTGCCTCTCGATCCTTGTTGGGAATTTTCGAGGGACAATCTATCACTAGGTAAAACTCTCGGCGAAGGAGCATTCGGTAAGGTCTTGCGCGGGGAAGCCGATGGAATTTtgtgtgaaaatgtaatgcacaCGGTGGCGGTAAAAATGTTGAAAg ACGGTCACACTGATACCGAAATGATGGATTTAGTATCGGAAATGGAAATGATGAAGATGATCGGTAAACATGTGAACATCATAAATCTATTGGGTTGTTGTACGCAAGACGGACCTTTGTACGTGTTAGTGGAATTTGCATTACACGGTAACCTCAGGGATTTCTTGAGACAACACAGGCCATCTTCAGGCTACGAACCGGCTATCGGATCAAACCTCAAAGACACCTTAACGCAAAAGGATTTAGTATCGTTTGCGTATCAAGTTGCTAGAGGAATGGAGTATTTGGCGTCCAGAAAG TGTATTCATAGAGATTTGGCAGCAAGAAATGTCTTGGTAAGCGACGACTTTGTAATGAAAATTGCAGACTTTGGCTTAGCTAGAGACATTCAAAATCAAGAATATTACAGAAAAACTACCGATGGAAGGCTCCCGGTAAAATGGATGGCACCAGAAGCTTTATTCCACAGAATATACACAAATCAGTCTGATGT ATGGTCTTACGGAGTGCTGTTATGGGAAATTATGACCTTGGGAGGTACGCCTTATCCTTCCGTGCCCAACATGGAGCAGTTGTTCAATTTGCTACAGAGTGGACATCGTATGGAGAAACCATCTTGTTGTTCCCTGGAAAT ATACATGATAATGCGGGATTGTTGGAGTTACCATCCGAACGAGAGGCCCATGTTCGACGAGCTGGTGGAGAGTCTCGATCAGATACTGTCGGTGACGGCCAACCAGGAGTACGTGGACTTCGGGCTGCCTCAGCTGGACACGCCGCCCACCAGTCAGGAATCGTTCGACGAAAGCATCCTGGTCAATTTCGCCATGTGA